AGCGTTAGATGGAGACCGTGTAAAGATTTATCTCTACAACAGAAGAAAAGGCAAAAAGCCTGAAGGAGAGGTTATTGAAATTATTGAAAGGAAAAAAACGGATTTTGTTGGAGTAATTGATATCCAAAAAAACTTTGCCTTTGTTTCTACTGCCAATCCAAAAATGTATACTGATATTTTTATTCCTAAAGAAAAGATAGGAGAGGCGCAGAATGGTGATGTTGTTCTGGTTCATATTGAAGACTGGCCAAAAAAAGCAGACAGCCCTTTTGGTGCCGTTATCAAGGTTCTTGGAAAACCAGGTGAACACAATACAGAAATCCATGCTATTTTAGCAGAATACGGCTTGCCTTATGATTTTCCTGTTGATGTGGAAGCCTATGCCCAGAAACTGGATACTTCCATTCAGGAAAGTGAAATTGCCAGACGACGTGATATGAGGGACGTACTGACATTTACTATTGACCCTAAGGATGCGAAAGATTTTGATGATGCCTTGTCGTTCCAGGTATTAGAGAATGGTAATTATGAAATAGGTGTTCACATTGCGGATGTTTCCTATTATTTGGAAGAAGGAACAATTTTAGATAATGAAGCCTATCAAAGGGCAACTTCGGTATATCTAGTAGATAGGGTAGTGCCTATGCTTCCTGAAGTATTGTCAAATTTTGCCTGTTCACTACGACCACATGAAGAAAAATATACTTTTTCTGCCATATTTGAATTAAAAGAAAATGCTGAGATTGTGAACCAATGGTTTGGAAGAACCGTTATTTATTCAGACCAGCGTTTTGCTTATGAGGAAGCGCAGCATATTATTGAAACCAAAGGAAATACTATTCCTGCAGAGATTTCTTTAACCGGAAGTGAATATATTGTTCCTGAAGCCATTCAAAAAGCTACTCTTAAAATGGACGAACTGGCCAAAATATTACGCAAAAAGAGAATGCGTGATGGAGCCATTTCATTTGATAAAGTAGAAGTAAAATTCAATCTTAACGAAGCGGCAGAACCGGTTGGAGTGTATTTCAAAGTATCAAAAGACGCCAATCATCTTATTGAGGAATTTATGCTTTTAGCCAATAGGAAAGTAGCCGAATTTATTGGAAAACAAAGACCTAAGAAAACATTTGTTTATCGAATTCACGATGAGCCGGATGAAAATAAACTGATTAGTTTACAAACCGTAATTTCAAAATTTGGATACAGTATCAACTTTAAATCTAAAAAAGATATTTCCAAATCGCTTAATCAATTGCTTGAAGATGTTAACGGAAAAAAAGAGCAGAATATGGTCGATACGTTGACAATCCGATCCATGAGCAAAGCAAAATATTCAACAGAGAATATAGGGCATTATGGTTTGGCATTTGATTATTATTCACATTTTACTTCACCAATCAGACGTTATCCGGACGTAATGGCACATCGTTTGTTACAGCATTATCTTGACGGTGGAAAATCTGTTGATGAAGAATCCTATGAAGAGAAATGCCAGCACTCGTCAAACATGGAAGTTTTGGCTACCAATGCTGAACGAGACAGTATCAAATACATGCAGGTCAAGTATATGCAGGATCACCAGGATGAAGAGTTTTTAGGCGTAATTTCTGGAGTGACTGAATGGGGAATTTATGTAGAAATTGTTTCCAATAAATGTGAAGGTATGTGTAGAATTCGTGAAATACGCGATGATTATTACACCTTTGATGAAAAGCAATATGCTTTGGTTGGAGAAATTTCAAAGAATATATTGCAATTGGGAGATGAAGTCTACGTGAAAGTAAAAAGTGCCGATCTGGTTAAAAAACAATTGGATTTTACATTTTTGAGAAAGAATGAATAAGTAGATACTAACCAAATTATAAAAACATGAAAAAGATAATTTTTGTAGCATTCCTAATGCTATCGCAGCTAAATTTTGCACAGGAAAAAATCACTAAAAATTTAGGCGATTTTGATCAGGTAAAAGTTTTTGACAGGATTTCATTACAGCTGGTTCCGGCAAATGAAAACAAAATTGAAATTACTGGTGACCGTAGGGAAGATGTAGAAATTGTCAACAAAAACGGAGAGCTTAAAGTAAGAATGAAGTTGAAAAAGCTTTTGAAAGGAGAAGACATCACTGCAATTCTTTATTACAAAAATGAAATTGAAACTATTGAAGCCAGTGAAGGTTCTTATGTTTCAAGCGAAAAAACTTTTAAAGCCATAGATTTTCATGTCAATGCAAAAGAAGGTGCTGAAATAAAAATCAGCCTTGATGCTCAAAAATTAGATGTAAAAGCGACATCCGGCGGTATCGTAAAACTGAAAGGAAATGCAAACAGTCAGGATATTGTCATCAATTCAGGGGGTATCGTTGATGCTAAAGATTTAGAAACTTCACAAACCACGGTAGTTGTATACGCAGGTGGAGAAGCAGATGTAAGAGCTTCTGAATTGGTTGATGCCAAAACCAGGGCAGGAGGGGATATAACCATTTATGGAAGCCCTAAAAAAATAAACAAAAAGACTTTTGCAGGAGGAAATATTACAGAATCCCAACGATAAAGACTGCCAAGGATTGTAATTTTTAAATTATCTTTGTGTTACTATTTTTAATTTGCATAAATTGCTGATTGAAAATATCCGAAGAACTTTCAAAAATTACAATCCTTTTTTAATGATTCAAGACATCTTAACAGGCATTCCTCTAGGTTTATTCCTATGCTTTATGATTGGGCCTGTTTTTTTTATATTGCTTGAAACCGCGGCAGTCAAAGGCATTCGTGCTGCATTGGTTTTCGATTTTGGAGTTATTGTAGCAGATGTTCTTTTCATCTGTATAGCCTATTTCAGCAGTTACCGACTTATCAACAGTTTAAAAGATGAACCGGCACTTTTTATTTTTGGAGGGCTGATTATGCTTACTTATGGTATAATTTCATACCTAAAACTCAACAAAGCAAGTAAAAATATTTCGGAAGAAGCAGAAGTTGAACTTATTAAAAAAAATTACGGAAGTCTTTTCATAAAAGGATTTCTTCTCAATTTTATCAATGTTGGAGTACTTGGATTCTGGTTATTGATTATC
This portion of the Flavobacterium lindanitolerans genome encodes:
- the rnr gene encoding ribonuclease R, producing MSKKPRKPVKKTKDFTAKILKILSQDANKTFNYKQIGAKLGVDDTKSRNEIIKDLKLLASQKKIVEIEPGKYLVVATSQDYYEGIIDMTSRKTAYFVSEEFEDDIFIPTNNLNKALDGDRVKIYLYNRRKGKKPEGEVIEIIERKKTDFVGVIDIQKNFAFVSTANPKMYTDIFIPKEKIGEAQNGDVVLVHIEDWPKKADSPFGAVIKVLGKPGEHNTEIHAILAEYGLPYDFPVDVEAYAQKLDTSIQESEIARRRDMRDVLTFTIDPKDAKDFDDALSFQVLENGNYEIGVHIADVSYYLEEGTILDNEAYQRATSVYLVDRVVPMLPEVLSNFACSLRPHEEKYTFSAIFELKENAEIVNQWFGRTVIYSDQRFAYEEAQHIIETKGNTIPAEISLTGSEYIVPEAIQKATLKMDELAKILRKKRMRDGAISFDKVEVKFNLNEAAEPVGVYFKVSKDANHLIEEFMLLANRKVAEFIGKQRPKKTFVYRIHDEPDENKLISLQTVISKFGYSINFKSKKDISKSLNQLLEDVNGKKEQNMVDTLTIRSMSKAKYSTENIGHYGLAFDYYSHFTSPIRRYPDVMAHRLLQHYLDGGKSVDEESYEEKCQHSSNMEVLATNAERDSIKYMQVKYMQDHQDEEFLGVISGVTEWGIYVEIVSNKCEGMCRIREIRDDYYTFDEKQYALVGEISKNILQLGDEVYVKVKSADLVKKQLDFTFLRKNE
- a CDS encoding head GIN domain-containing protein — its product is MKKIIFVAFLMLSQLNFAQEKITKNLGDFDQVKVFDRISLQLVPANENKIEITGDRREDVEIVNKNGELKVRMKLKKLLKGEDITAILYYKNEIETIEASEGSYVSSEKTFKAIDFHVNAKEGAEIKISLDAQKLDVKATSGGIVKLKGNANSQDIVINSGGIVDAKDLETSQTTVVVYAGGEADVRASELVDAKTRAGGDITIYGSPKKINKKTFAGGNITESQR
- a CDS encoding LysE family translocator encodes the protein MIQDILTGIPLGLFLCFMIGPVFFILLETAAVKGIRAALVFDFGVIVADVLFICIAYFSSYRLINSLKDEPALFIFGGLIMLTYGIISYLKLNKASKNISEEAEVELIKKNYGSLFIKGFLLNFINVGVLGFWLLIIITFGPQLDLKTSRLIVFFASVIGTYLMVDLAKMFLAKRLKSKMTSSNILKIKKITSILLIIFGFSIMLQGWFPSDQKLVKSALEKIENRKK